In one Pseudarthrobacter oxydans genomic region, the following are encoded:
- a CDS encoding DUF1524 domain-containing protein, translated as MSITTSLPETMPASGTRAAAAVVLAAVLALLTGGAPAAADTLDSTATQAAGPSAAVEAADLLATLPVKGRAPKTGYERALFGPTWADVDQNGCDTRNDILRRDLTEVTYTTSVPCTVKTGILADPYTGTTISFVRGTTTSSAVQIDHVVALSDAWQKGAQQLTTEQRTAFANDPLNLQATDGPTNQQKGDGDAATWLPANKGFRCEYVARQVSVKARYSLWVTQAEHDAIAGILAGCPGQVAPAAVEPAAPAAVYYANCAEVVAAGAAPLYAGSPGYRSGLDGDSDGVACEG; from the coding sequence ATGTCCATCACCACGTCCTTGCCTGAAACCATGCCTGCGTCCGGCACCCGCGCGGCGGCCGCCGTCGTACTTGCCGCCGTCCTTGCCCTGCTCACCGGGGGTGCCCCGGCAGCTGCCGACACCCTGGACAGCACCGCAACGCAGGCGGCCGGGCCGTCGGCCGCCGTTGAGGCAGCGGACCTGCTGGCCACCCTCCCCGTGAAGGGCCGCGCGCCCAAGACCGGATACGAGCGGGCACTGTTTGGCCCGACGTGGGCGGACGTGGACCAGAACGGCTGCGATACCCGGAACGACATCCTGCGGCGGGACCTGACCGAGGTCACCTACACCACCAGCGTCCCCTGCACGGTCAAGACCGGCATCCTGGCGGACCCGTACACGGGCACAACCATCAGCTTCGTCCGCGGCACCACCACCAGCAGTGCCGTGCAGATCGACCACGTGGTGGCGCTCAGCGACGCCTGGCAGAAGGGCGCGCAGCAGCTGACCACGGAGCAGCGGACGGCGTTCGCCAACGATCCGCTGAACCTGCAGGCAACGGACGGCCCCACCAACCAGCAAAAGGGCGACGGCGACGCCGCCACCTGGCTGCCCGCGAACAAGGGCTTCCGGTGCGAGTACGTCGCCCGGCAGGTCTCGGTCAAGGCACGGTACAGCCTGTGGGTGACGCAGGCCGAGCACGACGCGATCGCGGGCATCCTTGCCGGGTGCCCCGGGCAGGTGGCGCCCGCCGCCGTCGAACCCGCCGCTCCTGCCGCGGTCTATTACGCCAACTGCGCCGAGGTGGTGGCTGCCGGAGCGGCCCCTCTGTACGCCGGTTCGCCAGGCTACAGGTCCGGGCTCGACGGGGATTCCGACGGGGTGGCCTGCGAGGGGTAG
- a CDS encoding MarR family transcriptional regulator — protein sequence MSTPSYHPAAVALHAVLALANETEREVADRLGLNLTDYRALSTLSQSGPMTVGNLALKLGATAATTTAIVSRLQSRGYAERLRGEGDRRHVHVSATAAASRDIMNLMRPLMDATNRHLESLPAAQQDAVAGFLHTARHLMQNHLNTLSTKDTA from the coding sequence ATGAGCACACCGTCGTACCATCCGGCCGCCGTCGCCCTCCACGCTGTTCTGGCGCTGGCCAACGAGACTGAACGCGAAGTGGCGGACAGGTTGGGGCTCAACCTCACCGACTACCGCGCCCTCTCCACACTGTCCCAGTCCGGACCCATGACGGTGGGAAACCTCGCTCTGAAGCTGGGCGCCACGGCCGCCACCACCACCGCGATCGTCAGCCGGCTGCAAAGCCGCGGCTACGCGGAACGCCTCCGCGGCGAAGGGGACCGCCGCCATGTCCACGTCAGTGCCACCGCCGCCGCCTCCCGGGACATCATGAACCTGATGCGGCCCCTCATGGATGCCACCAACCGGCACCTCGAATCCCTGCCTGCCGCCCAGCAGGACGCCGTGGCCGGGTTCCTCCACACCGCCCGGCACCTCATGCAGAACCACCTGAATACCCTTTCGACAAAGGACACCGCTTGA
- a CDS encoding OFA family MFS transporter, with product MGWLDRERTVAPPGFNRWLVPPAALAVHLCIGQAYATSVYKTALVKHFGASLTEIGVIFSIAIVMLGLSAAIMGTWVDKNGPRKAMFTSAMFWAGGFLIGSLGIFTHQLWLVYLGYGFIGGIGLGIGYISPVSTLIKWFPDRPGLATGMAIMGFGGGALIASPVSTALLKMYDPNSGAKDWVASGDAVGKLFLTLAVVYLAYMLFGAFTIKVPADGWKPAGFDPAKVKAAKLVTTENVSAKNAVKTRQFWLLWIALFCNVTAGIGILEQAAPMIQDFFRQSDGVSLVSAAVAAGFVGLLSIGNMAGRFAWSATSDVTGRKRIYMVYLGVGAVLYTVLALAGSSTTFLYVALAFVIISFYGGGFATVPAYLRDLFGTFQVGAIHGRLLTAWSAAGVAGPLIVNAFLDAQGKPGQLDAASYQPALLTMVALLVVGFLANLMVKPVDARFHEPRPDRGRAHEPAMEA from the coding sequence ATGGGCTGGCTGGACCGAGAACGAACTGTTGCCCCGCCGGGATTCAACCGCTGGCTGGTGCCCCCCGCCGCGCTCGCGGTCCACCTCTGCATCGGGCAGGCCTACGCCACGAGCGTGTACAAGACCGCCCTGGTCAAGCACTTCGGCGCCAGCCTGACCGAGATCGGCGTGATCTTCTCCATCGCCATCGTGATGCTGGGCCTCTCGGCCGCGATCATGGGCACGTGGGTGGACAAGAACGGCCCGCGCAAGGCGATGTTCACCTCGGCCATGTTCTGGGCCGGCGGCTTCCTGATCGGCTCGCTCGGCATCTTCACCCACCAGCTGTGGCTCGTGTACCTCGGTTACGGCTTCATCGGCGGCATCGGCCTGGGCATCGGCTACATCTCGCCCGTGTCCACCCTGATCAAGTGGTTCCCGGACCGGCCCGGCCTCGCCACCGGCATGGCCATCATGGGCTTCGGCGGCGGCGCGCTGATCGCCAGTCCCGTCTCCACGGCGCTGCTCAAGATGTACGATCCCAACTCCGGCGCCAAGGACTGGGTGGCCAGCGGCGATGCCGTGGGCAAGCTGTTCCTGACCCTCGCCGTCGTCTACCTTGCGTACATGCTCTTCGGCGCTTTCACCATCAAGGTCCCCGCCGACGGATGGAAGCCGGCAGGGTTCGACCCCGCCAAGGTCAAGGCCGCCAAGCTGGTCACCACGGAGAACGTCTCGGCGAAGAATGCCGTGAAGACGCGCCAGTTCTGGCTGCTGTGGATCGCGCTGTTCTGCAACGTCACCGCGGGCATCGGCATCCTGGAGCAGGCCGCGCCCATGATCCAGGACTTCTTCCGCCAGTCCGACGGCGTGTCCCTGGTGAGTGCCGCCGTCGCCGCCGGCTTTGTGGGGCTCCTGTCCATCGGCAACATGGCGGGGCGTTTCGCCTGGTCCGCCACCTCCGACGTCACCGGCCGCAAGCGCATCTATATGGTGTACCTCGGCGTCGGCGCCGTCCTGTACACGGTGCTGGCGCTGGCCGGGTCCAGCACCACGTTCCTCTACGTGGCGCTCGCCTTCGTCATCATTTCGTTCTACGGCGGCGGCTTCGCCACCGTTCCGGCCTACCTGCGGGACCTCTTCGGGACGTTCCAGGTGGGGGCCATCCACGGCCGGCTGCTGACCGCCTGGTCCGCCGCCGGAGTGGCCGGGCCGCTGATCGTCAACGCGTTCCTGGATGCCCAGGGCAAGCCCGGCCAGTTGGACGCCGCGTCCTACCAGCCGGCGCTGCTGACCATGGTGGCGCTGCTGGTGGTCGGCTTCCTGGCCAACCTGATGGTCAAGCCGGTGGACGCACGATTCCACGAACCCCGCCCCGACCGCGGACGGGCACACGAACCTGCCATGGAGGCCTGA
- a CDS encoding DUF1295 domain-containing protein, with translation MKDSDRKALIIFVVAVLVGALVAFAGSQGGATVGGFPLFALGVAAAFLIQWLAFIPAFKAQTEKYYDLTGALTYISITLLLVVLTPGVDARGLLLAAMVVAWAVRLGSFLFRRVSKHGKDDRFDEIKPSFIRFLNTWTVQGLWVVLTAAAAWIAITSVARVALDGWALAGFLVWAGGFGIEAVADNQKGRFKADPANKGRFISTGLWSKSRHPNYFGEIVLWTGVLLIAVPVLQGWQWLALLSPLFVALLLIKGSGIPLLEKKADRKWGGEPEYEAYKKNTPVLIPKL, from the coding sequence ATGAAGGATTCGGACCGTAAGGCGCTCATCATTTTTGTGGTCGCGGTGCTGGTGGGGGCGCTTGTCGCCTTCGCTGGCAGCCAGGGTGGTGCCACCGTGGGCGGGTTCCCCCTCTTTGCGCTGGGGGTGGCGGCGGCGTTCCTTATCCAGTGGCTGGCCTTTATCCCGGCGTTCAAGGCGCAGACCGAGAAGTACTACGACCTCACCGGCGCCCTGACCTACATCTCCATCACCCTGCTCCTGGTTGTGCTGACCCCGGGTGTGGACGCGCGGGGGCTGCTGCTGGCGGCCATGGTGGTGGCGTGGGCCGTAAGGCTGGGGAGCTTCCTGTTCCGCCGCGTCAGCAAGCACGGCAAGGATGACCGGTTCGATGAGATCAAGCCATCGTTCATCCGGTTCCTGAACACCTGGACAGTGCAGGGGCTGTGGGTGGTCCTCACCGCGGCTGCTGCCTGGATTGCCATTACATCCGTTGCCCGGGTGGCGCTCGACGGGTGGGCGCTGGCGGGCTTCCTGGTGTGGGCTGGTGGCTTCGGCATCGAGGCTGTGGCGGACAACCAGAAGGGCCGGTTCAAGGCTGATCCGGCCAATAAGGGCCGCTTCATCTCCACCGGACTGTGGTCCAAGTCCCGGCACCCCAACTACTTCGGCGAGATTGTGCTCTGGACCGGCGTGCTCCTGATCGCCGTTCCGGTACTGCAGGGCTGGCAATGGCTGGCCCTGCTGTCTCCGCTCTTCGTGGCGCTGCTCCTGATCAAGGGCAGCGGCATCCCGCTGCTGGAGAAGAAGGCCGACCGGAAATGGGGCGGCGAGCCCGAGTACGAGGCCTACAAGAAAAACACCCCGGTCCTCATCCCGAAGCTGTAG
- a CDS encoding cupin domain-containing protein — translation MQKISIDALARQQLEAAVAAPSGRAADTAFGGHEKKLRQTVMAFRAGTQLSEHQNPGEATVYVIRGSVWLKSGGEAWQGKAGDLLIVPNGLHSLEAEEDSAVLFTVVKTDR, via the coding sequence ATGCAGAAGATATCGATTGATGCCCTGGCCCGCCAGCAGCTCGAAGCAGCGGTGGCGGCTCCCAGCGGGCGGGCGGCGGACACGGCGTTCGGCGGACATGAGAAAAAGCTGCGCCAGACGGTCATGGCCTTCCGTGCCGGCACGCAGCTGAGCGAGCACCAGAATCCCGGCGAGGCCACGGTCTACGTGATCAGGGGATCGGTCTGGCTGAAGTCCGGTGGTGAAGCCTGGCAGGGCAAGGCCGGGGATCTCCTGATTGTCCCGAATGGGCTGCACAGCCTTGAGGCCGAGGAGGACTCGGCGGTGCTGTTCACGGTGGTCAAAACGGACCGGTAG
- a CDS encoding diacylglycerol kinase family protein, with product MADDRAPAFDRVVLIFNPTRAGMAARIDSLQEELATNLPGLQVVLLPTEFAGHARDLARSAAGSGEPLIVSVSGDGGYNEVVNGVMDVPASKAVCTVLPAGNANDHHRSMQVRPLTEAIREGSVRRIDLLRVTFRGMHREQVRYAHSYVGFGLTPLMAIGIEKGGKGKVLELISVARTLSGLRPFELVRADGATAKFDSLILANVSRMAKYGTVSESHSPDDGRFEVVTLPHAGLMRMALMTLRAVTLGLGHQPSVSSYAFTTRDAVPCQIDGEVVYVQAGTHVLVESAKGALSTI from the coding sequence ATGGCTGACGACCGGGCACCGGCCTTTGACCGGGTCGTCCTCATTTTCAATCCGACGAGGGCCGGGATGGCCGCGCGGATCGATTCACTGCAGGAGGAGCTTGCCACGAACCTTCCGGGCCTGCAGGTGGTCCTGCTGCCCACGGAGTTCGCGGGGCACGCCCGGGACCTGGCACGGTCAGCGGCCGGAAGCGGAGAACCGCTCATCGTCTCGGTCAGCGGCGACGGCGGTTATAACGAGGTGGTCAACGGGGTGATGGACGTGCCCGCCAGCAAGGCGGTGTGCACTGTGCTCCCGGCAGGCAACGCCAACGATCACCACAGGAGCATGCAGGTCCGGCCGCTCACCGAGGCCATCCGTGAGGGCAGCGTCCGCCGCATCGACCTGTTGCGCGTGACCTTCCGGGGGATGCACCGGGAGCAGGTCCGGTACGCGCACTCCTATGTGGGGTTCGGGCTCACGCCGCTGATGGCCATCGGGATCGAAAAGGGTGGAAAAGGGAAAGTCCTGGAACTCATCTCCGTTGCCCGGACGCTTTCGGGCCTGAGACCGTTTGAGCTGGTGCGGGCCGACGGCGCCACCGCGAAGTTCGACAGCCTGATCCTGGCCAACGTCTCGCGCATGGCCAAATATGGAACGGTCAGCGAGTCGCACTCTCCGGACGATGGCCGGTTCGAGGTGGTGACGCTGCCCCATGCCGGGCTTATGAGGATGGCGCTCATGACCCTTCGGGCCGTCACGCTGGGGCTTGGGCACCAGCCCAGCGTCAGCAGTTACGCCTTCACGACGCGGGACGCCGTACCCTGCCAGATTGACGGCGAAGTGGTCTATGTCCAGGCGGGGACCCATGTCCTGGTGGAAAGCGCCAAGGGCGCCCTATCCACCATCTGA